In one window of Thermodesulfobacteriota bacterium DNA:
- a CDS encoding PIN domain nuclease has protein sequence MILVDTSVWVDFLRGVNSRERRALHRLIEDDEDISITEIILTEILQGIKEDKDFKTVKDYLLEFPVHRPKGTETYLKAAGIYRDCRKKGKTVRKTVDCIIAAICIENNLTLLHKDSDFEQIGACTGLKIYKA, from the coding sequence ATGATCCTTGTGGACACGAGCGTATGGGTGGATTTCCTGCGGGGCGTTAACTCCCGTGAGCGACGGGCGCTCCACAGGCTCATAGAAGACGATGAGGATATCTCCATTACGGAGATAATCCTTACGGAGATTCTCCAGGGCATAAAAGAAGACAAAGACTTCAAGACCGTTAAGGACTACCTCCTTGAATTCCCCGTACATAGACCGAAGGGCACGGAGACCTACCTGAAGGCGGCCGGGATCTACAGGGATTGCAGGAAAAAGGGCAAGACCGTCAGAAAGACGGTCGACTGCATCATCGCGGCGATATGTATTGAAAACAACCTTACCCTCCTGCATAAGGACAGTGACTTCGAACAGATTGGGGCGTGTACCGGGCTGAAGATTTACAAGGCGTAA
- a CDS encoding type II toxin-antitoxin system VapB family antitoxin, with protein MLRTNIELDEKLVDEAMKLTHKKTKKELVNYALKELVSKIKRRKLLEVEGKVKWTGELGEMRKSRA; from the coding sequence ATGCTAAGGACAAACATCGAGCTTGACGAAAAGCTTGTGGACGAAGCAATGAAGCTCACCCACAAAAAGACCAAGAAGGAGCTTGTGAATTACGCCCTCAAGGAGCTCGTGAGCAAGATAAAGAGGAGAAAGCTCCTTGAGGTCGAGGGCAAGGTGAAGTGGACGGGCGAGCTCGGTGAGATGAGGAAGAGCCGGGCATGA